The Antarcticibacterium sp. 1MA-6-2 genome has a window encoding:
- a CDS encoding sugar kinase, producing MQKVISFGEILMRLSPPGNLRFDQATSFNAVYGGGEFNAIASLANFGLKTEFVTAVPENALGDCVINTIRSVNVGCENILRQGDRLGLYFIEMGASVRSSNVIYDRAESSIAQIGTNNFDWAKIFKGATWFHWSGVTPAISQEAAGACLEAVKKASEMGLKISTDLNYRSKLWNYGKEPYDVMPELLQYSNVIIGDIDTARFMLKKDKIAPDYKNKDEVKQAFLELMEFLPNLDSIGMVFRESVNASHERIGGLLYNNNKLYSEKIRDVIPIVDRVGSGDAFMAGLLYGLLEFDENFQKTIEFATAACILKHSIFGDVNRVSKEEVINFIDNDGAAKVKR from the coding sequence ATGCAGAAAGTAATAAGTTTTGGTGAGATATTAATGCGATTATCACCCCCGGGGAATCTTCGTTTTGACCAGGCCACCAGTTTTAATGCTGTTTACGGAGGCGGTGAATTTAATGCTATAGCGTCTTTAGCTAATTTTGGTTTAAAAACAGAATTTGTGACTGCAGTTCCTGAAAATGCGCTTGGGGATTGTGTTATAAATACAATACGTAGTGTAAATGTTGGTTGTGAAAACATTTTAAGGCAAGGCGATCGATTAGGCTTGTATTTTATTGAAATGGGAGCATCGGTTCGATCTAGCAATGTTATTTATGACCGTGCAGAATCTTCAATTGCACAAATTGGAACAAATAATTTTGATTGGGCTAAAATTTTTAAAGGTGCAACTTGGTTCCATTGGAGCGGTGTTACCCCGGCAATCTCCCAGGAAGCGGCTGGGGCTTGTCTGGAAGCCGTGAAAAAAGCTTCAGAAATGGGACTTAAAATCTCCACCGATTTAAACTACCGAAGTAAACTTTGGAACTATGGAAAAGAGCCATATGACGTAATGCCTGAATTACTGCAGTATAGTAATGTCATAATCGGCGATATTGATACCGCTCGGTTTATGCTTAAAAAAGATAAAATAGCACCAGATTATAAAAATAAAGACGAAGTTAAACAAGCTTTTTTAGAGCTTATGGAATTCTTGCCAAACCTTGATAGCATAGGGATGGTATTTCGCGAATCGGTAAATGCTTCCCATGAAAGGATAGGAGGTTTATTATACAATAATAATAAACTCTATAGTGAAAAAATAAGGGATGTTATACCTATAGTAGACAGGGTAGGAAGCGGAGATGCTTTTATGGCCGGATTGCTGTATGGTCTTTTGGAATTTGATGAGAACTTTCAGAAAACAATTGAATTTGCTACTGCCGCCTGTATCTTAAAGCATAGTATTTTCGGAGATGTAAACCGGGTAAGTAAAGAAGAAGTTATAAATTTTATAGATAATGATGGCGCTGCAAAGGTAAAGCGCTAA
- a CDS encoding IS1182 family transposase, with protein MQGKKDYQEKLFTSFRLSDRIPKENFYRRLKEALNLDFLYPLTHQFYGESGQKSIDPVVYFKICLVGYLENITTDRGVMDHCAMRLDILYFLGYDVDEELPWHSTISRTRKLFNDDVFEEVFTRVFKLCVEAGLVSGHTQAIDSAPVKANASMDSLELKVPAEDLEEHLSKLRVQSSRDRKAKENKAPKEQQEITASKQELQEIKSRNKRWSKDQDMKPGAKNKGSKYTSNKTHYSPTDPDARISVKPGKARKLNYLCNIAVDTKAHVITDVQAYHADKKDTKYLKDTVTRLNRRLRREGLIWENLLADAGYSSGENYAYLENKGLTPYIPPHGTYKGGPEGFQYFKEGNYWLCPQGKKVTFRKQKMENGNLKDNYFTTRADCKDCPIKKACIGKSHEKRINITAFREEYERNIERVKSRRGRYMKGKRQGTVEPVFGTLKEFLGLRKVNTIGIRQANKCMHLAAIAYNLKKYLKFTTRKVKSGANALQKCQDAAPSIIKAELMAFQAVLILLFSSQKVFVNRASLA; from the coding sequence ATGCAAGGCAAAAAAGACTATCAGGAAAAACTCTTCACTTCCTTTAGGTTAAGTGATCGAATCCCAAAAGAAAATTTTTATCGCAGGTTAAAAGAGGCTCTCAACCTGGATTTCCTTTATCCACTCACCCACCAGTTCTATGGGGAGAGCGGACAAAAAAGTATCGACCCCGTGGTGTATTTCAAGATCTGCCTGGTGGGATATCTTGAGAATATTACTACAGATCGTGGCGTAATGGATCATTGTGCAATGCGGCTGGACATCCTTTATTTCCTTGGGTATGATGTAGATGAAGAACTACCCTGGCACAGCACCATAAGCCGTACCCGAAAGCTTTTTAACGATGATGTCTTTGAGGAAGTATTCACCCGGGTTTTTAAACTATGTGTAGAAGCAGGATTGGTAAGCGGGCATACACAAGCCATTGATTCAGCTCCTGTTAAAGCCAATGCTTCTATGGATAGCCTGGAGCTTAAAGTCCCGGCAGAAGATCTTGAAGAGCATCTCTCAAAGCTGCGTGTGCAAAGCAGCAGGGACCGAAAAGCCAAAGAGAACAAAGCCCCTAAAGAACAACAGGAAATTACCGCCAGTAAACAAGAATTACAGGAAATTAAGAGCCGTAATAAAAGATGGAGTAAGGACCAGGATATGAAACCCGGTGCAAAGAACAAAGGCAGTAAATATACCAGCAACAAAACCCACTACAGCCCCACAGATCCTGATGCAAGGATCAGTGTCAAACCCGGAAAAGCCAGGAAACTTAACTACCTCTGCAATATAGCCGTAGATACTAAAGCCCACGTAATAACAGATGTACAGGCCTACCATGCAGATAAGAAAGACACAAAATATTTAAAGGATACTGTTACAAGATTGAACAGGCGTTTACGCAGGGAAGGATTGATCTGGGAAAATCTGCTGGCAGATGCAGGTTATAGCAGTGGGGAGAATTATGCATACCTGGAAAATAAAGGTCTTACACCCTATATTCCACCACACGGCACTTACAAAGGAGGACCTGAAGGGTTCCAATATTTTAAAGAGGGCAACTACTGGCTGTGCCCGCAAGGAAAAAAGGTAACCTTCCGGAAGCAGAAAATGGAGAATGGAAACTTAAAGGATAACTATTTTACTACAAGAGCAGATTGTAAAGACTGCCCAATAAAAAAAGCCTGCATTGGCAAGAGCCACGAAAAAAGGATCAATATTACCGCCTTTCGGGAAGAATACGAAAGAAATATTGAACGGGTAAAAAGCAGGCGTGGCCGCTATATGAAAGGCAAACGACAAGGCACGGTAGAACCCGTTTTTGGTACCCTTAAAGAATTCCTGGGACTAAGAAAAGTAAATACCATCGGAATTCGCCAGGCCAACAAATGTATGCACCTGGCCGCCATTGCGTATAACCTGAAGAAGTACCTGAAGTTTACCACAAGGAAAGTCAAGTCCGGGGCAAATGCCCTGCAAAAATGCCAAGACGCCGCTCCTTCTATTATAAAAGCTGAATTAATGGCTTTTCAAGCTGTTTTGATCCTCCTTTTTTCTTCCCAAAAAGTGTTTGTGAATAGAGCATCACTTGCTTAA
- a CDS encoding alpha-L-fucosidase produces MIMSQIIKKRGLVCLLACLSVCMVSLQAQEHYKPTWKSLDSRPVADWFQDAKFGIFIHWGPYSVLSLVA; encoded by the coding sequence ATGATTATGTCTCAAATTATTAAAAAAAGAGGATTAGTATGTTTATTAGCCTGCTTGAGCGTCTGTATGGTTTCCTTGCAGGCGCAAGAGCATTATAAACCAACTTGGAAATCCTTAGATTCCAGGCCAGTGGCAGATTGGTTTCAAGACGCTAAATTCGGAATTTTTATTCATTGGGGTCCTTATTCGGTGCTAAGCCTGGTCGCCTAA
- a CDS encoding type II toxin-antitoxin system HigB family toxin yields MKIFSRGTIRDFWEKHGDCELQLKTWYRETEKSNWSSINELKNEYPSASILKDNRIVFNIKGNDYRLIVKFNFEYQLAWIRFIGTHAEYDKINANEI; encoded by the coding sequence GTGAAAATATTTTCGAGAGGAACAATACGTGATTTTTGGGAAAAGCACGGCGATTGTGAACTTCAGCTAAAAACGTGGTATCGTGAAACCGAGAAATCGAATTGGTCATCGATTAACGAACTTAAAAATGAATATCCAAGCGCAAGTATTTTAAAAGATAATCGGATTGTTTTCAATATCAAAGGGAACGATTACCGACTGATTGTCAAATTCAATTTTGAATATCAACTTGCGTGGATAAGGTTTATTGGAACGCACGCAGAATACGATAAGATTAACGCAAACGAAATTTAA
- a CDS encoding type II toxin-antitoxin system HigA family antitoxin, with protein MKIKPIRNEADYQKALERLEVIFDAKRGTDEGDELEILAIVIDNYENENFPIGMPDPISAINFRMEQMGLKQKDLVEMIGFKSRVSEIMNKKRKLTLEMIRKLNAKLHIPTEVLIQDY; from the coding sequence ATGAAAATAAAACCGATTAGAAATGAAGCGGACTACCAAAAAGCACTTGAGCGTTTGGAAGTTATTTTTGATGCGAAAAGAGGAACTGATGAAGGCGACGAACTGGAAATTTTAGCAATCGTTATTGACAACTATGAAAATGAGAATTTCCCGATTGGAATGCCTGACCCAATTTCGGCAATCAATTTCAGAATGGAGCAAATGGGCTTAAAACAAAAGGATTTGGTTGAGATGATTGGTTTTAAAAGTCGGGTTAGTGAAATAATGAACAAAAAGCGCAAACTGACTCTGGAAATGATAAGAAAACTGAACGCCAAATTGCATATCCCAACTGAGGTTTTGATCCAGGATTATTGA
- a CDS encoding bifunctional 4-hydroxy-2-oxoglutarate aldolase/2-dehydro-3-deoxy-phosphogluconate aldolase has protein sequence MSQFSRIEVVEIMKDTGLVPLFYHSDIEVGKKVLKACYNGGARLLEFTARGDFAHEVFSELNKYAYDCLPGMVLGVGSVTDAASASLYLSLGANFIVTPVFREDIAKVCNRRKVLWSPGCGTLSEISRAEEIGCEVVKLFPGNTFGPGFIKAILGPQPWTSIMPTGGVTTEEENLRAWFKASATCVGIGSQLISKELLEQKDFGNLEKKVHNTILLIQKIRK, from the coding sequence ATGTCGCAATTTTCACGCATAGAAGTAGTAGAAATTATGAAGGATACTGGTTTAGTGCCATTGTTCTACCATTCAGATATTGAAGTAGGGAAAAAGGTGCTAAAAGCTTGTTATAATGGGGGTGCTCGGTTATTGGAGTTCACGGCAAGAGGAGATTTTGCCCATGAAGTCTTTAGTGAACTCAATAAATACGCTTACGATTGTTTGCCAGGGATGGTGCTAGGAGTAGGCTCTGTAACCGATGCTGCCTCCGCTTCTTTATATCTATCTTTAGGGGCCAATTTTATAGTGACACCAGTATTTAGGGAAGATATCGCAAAAGTTTGTAATCGTCGTAAAGTATTGTGGTCACCTGGTTGTGGTACCTTATCAGAAATTTCCAGAGCAGAAGAAATTGGTTGTGAGGTGGTTAAGCTGTTTCCAGGGAATACTTTTGGTCCAGGCTTTATAAAAGCTATTTTAGGACCACAACCTTGGACCTCCATAATGCCCACTGGAGGGGTTACTACAGAAGAAGAGAACCTTAGAGCCTGGTTTAAAGCTAGCGCAACCTGTGTGGGCATAGGCTCGCAACTTATAAGTAAAGAACTTTTGGAACAAAAGGATTTTGGAAACCTAGAGAAAAAAGTTCACAATACCATCCTGCTAATTCAGAAGATAAGAAAGTAA
- a CDS encoding alpha-L-fucosidase, producing MQEKTLFGNGDFTGKEVFDYHNKTYGRNFSYYDFGKKFKADLFEADEWSSLFKKAGARYVVLTSKHHDGFTLWPSKEANDRGFPWNSMEVGAKKDLVGELSQSVKSAGLKMGLYYSLYEWYHPWWQNDKERFVDEHFLPQVKDLVQTYKPDLLYGDGEWDITAEQWKSKELLAWLFNESKVKESIVVNDRWGKNDRQKHGGYFTTEYEAEAPEFERPWEETRGMGFSFGYNQNEDAKDYNSPQALVLMLVNIVSAGGNLLLDIGPDARGKIPPIMQERLLQMGKWLSMNGEAIFSTRPWKKSFQWSKGSKKLESEGHYLGGDFIIRQTLKPKSGQAVKEIFFTQNEEAYFAITPKWPKKELRIRDFQPKSKVKVSFLGTGQILSWHQEGDDMVIEIPNYNPNNLEPEEEYAYTFKILK from the coding sequence TTGCAGGAAAAAACGCTTTTCGGAAATGGAGATTTTACCGGAAAAGAGGTGTTCGATTATCATAATAAAACCTATGGGAGAAATTTTAGCTATTACGACTTCGGAAAAAAGTTTAAAGCTGATTTATTTGAAGCTGATGAGTGGAGTTCCTTATTTAAAAAAGCGGGAGCACGTTACGTTGTTTTAACCTCTAAGCATCATGATGGGTTTACATTATGGCCAAGTAAAGAGGCCAACGATAGAGGTTTTCCCTGGAATAGTATGGAAGTTGGTGCAAAAAAAGATTTGGTTGGTGAATTATCACAATCGGTAAAATCGGCTGGTTTAAAAATGGGGCTCTATTATTCCTTATATGAGTGGTACCATCCTTGGTGGCAAAACGATAAAGAACGTTTTGTTGATGAACATTTTTTACCGCAAGTCAAAGATTTGGTACAAACCTACAAACCAGACTTGTTATATGGCGATGGAGAGTGGGATATAACTGCAGAGCAATGGAAATCAAAAGAGCTTTTGGCCTGGCTGTTTAATGAATCTAAGGTTAAAGAATCGATCGTAGTAAATGATAGATGGGGAAAAAACGATAGGCAAAAACATGGCGGTTATTTTACTACCGAATATGAAGCTGAAGCTCCTGAATTTGAACGGCCCTGGGAGGAAACTCGTGGTATGGGCTTCTCCTTCGGATATAACCAAAATGAAGATGCTAAGGACTACAACTCGCCTCAAGCCTTAGTGCTTATGTTGGTGAACATTGTGTCTGCAGGCGGGAACCTATTGCTAGATATAGGTCCTGATGCTAGGGGAAAAATACCTCCTATTATGCAAGAACGACTGTTACAAATGGGGAAATGGTTATCGATGAATGGAGAAGCTATTTTTTCGACAAGACCCTGGAAAAAATCTTTCCAGTGGTCTAAAGGAAGTAAAAAACTAGAATCTGAAGGACATTACTTGGGAGGTGATTTTATTATTCGACAAACCTTGAAACCAAAATCAGGTCAGGCGGTAAAAGAAATATTTTTTACTCAAAATGAGGAAGCTTATTTTGCCATAACCCCCAAATGGCCGAAGAAAGAACTCCGTATCAGGGATTTTCAGCCCAAATCGAAGGTGAAGGTGAGCTTTTTGGGTACAGGACAGATTTTAAGCTGGCATCAGGAAGGAGATGATATGGTGATAGAAATACCCAATTATAATCCGAACAATTTGGAGCCCGAGGAGGAATATGCTTACACTTTTAAAATTTTAAAATAG
- a CDS encoding helix-turn-helix domain-containing protein — MVWKAKTKMEQKVEFIHEWLTQNYTITELCRSFNISRPTAYKLISRYEKMGLSGLIEQERAPINHPNRTNSKVESSILKLKDKHMLWGAKKIRILLFKEHPAELIPSVVTVHNILFKNGLVKSQKRSRRVK, encoded by the coding sequence ATGGTCTGGAAAGCAAAAACTAAAATGGAACAAAAGGTAGAATTCATTCACGAATGGTTAACTCAAAATTACACCATCACAGAACTTTGTAGGTCATTTAATATATCCCGGCCAACTGCTTACAAGTTGATTTCCCGCTATGAAAAAATGGGATTATCAGGATTAATTGAACAAGAAAGAGCGCCAATTAATCATCCCAACAGGACCAATTCTAAAGTTGAAAGTTCGATACTGAAACTCAAGGACAAACATATGCTCTGGGGTGCTAAAAAGATCCGCATTTTGTTGTTTAAAGAGCATCCGGCAGAACTTATTCCAAGTGTGGTCACTGTCCATAACATCCTCTTTAAAAATGGCCTGGTTAAATCTCAAAAGAGAAGCCGCAGAGTTAAGTAA
- a CDS encoding integrase core domain-containing protein has translation MGNKIYCHPLTIADSKSRFLFTAKGHYKENFQSVKQEFTKVFRKYGIPKQIHTDNGSPFGSVSAIQRYTRLSYWFIELGIDPVYSDPARPDQNGRHERMHRDLKAACAKPSSFDLKAQQRSLNRFVKEYNHVRPHESLGMKTPADCHDFSTRPYPEKVRNYDYPATMKVMKVCQNGSLRWKSVYWVFLTSGLKGKYIGVEDQGNGIWRVFYREVFLGYFNEKKIRDKQVSIRLSQNLV, from the coding sequence ATGGGCAACAAAATATACTGTCATCCACTTACCATTGCTGATTCTAAGAGCAGGTTTTTGTTTACAGCGAAAGGACATTATAAAGAGAACTTTCAGTCTGTCAAGCAAGAGTTTACAAAGGTTTTCAGAAAGTATGGCATCCCAAAACAAATACATACCGACAATGGAAGTCCCTTTGGATCTGTGTCTGCTATTCAAAGATATACCAGGCTGTCCTACTGGTTTATCGAGTTAGGAATTGACCCGGTTTATTCCGACCCGGCACGACCAGATCAAAATGGGCGTCACGAGCGTATGCACCGTGATTTAAAGGCAGCTTGCGCAAAACCTTCATCATTCGATCTGAAGGCTCAACAACGTAGTTTAAACCGCTTTGTAAAAGAATACAACCACGTTAGGCCTCATGAATCTTTAGGAATGAAAACACCTGCCGATTGCCATGATTTTTCTACCAGGCCGTACCCTGAAAAAGTCCGCAATTATGACTATCCTGCAACCATGAAAGTGATGAAAGTATGTCAAAACGGATCACTAAGGTGGAAGTCGGTGTACTGGGTATTTTTAACCTCAGGACTTAAGGGAAAATACATTGGAGTAGAAGACCAGGGAAACGGAATCTGGAGGGTATTTTACAGAGAAGTATTTTTAGGTTACTTTAACGAAAAGAAAATAAGAGACAAACAAGTATCAATTAGGCTAAGTCAGAATCTAGTGTAA
- a CDS encoding helix-turn-helix domain-containing protein, whose amino-acid sequence MVWKAKTKMEQKVEFIHEWLTQNYTITELCRSFNISRPTAYKLISRYEKMGLSGLIEQERAPINHPNRTNSKVESSILKLKDKHMLWGAKKIRILLFKEHPAELIPSVVTVHNILFKNGLVKSQKRSRRVKQYSPFLIPRSAMKFGAQTIKESF is encoded by the coding sequence ATGGTCTGGAAAGCAAAAACTAAAATGGAACAAAAGGTAGAATTCATTCACGAATGGTTAACTCAAAATTACACCATCACAGAACTTTGTAGGTCATTTAATATATCCCGGCCAACTGCTTACAAGTTGATTTCCCGCTATGAAAAAATGGGATTATCAGGATTAATTGAACAAGAAAGAGCGCCAATTAATCATCCCAACAGGACCAATTCTAAAGTTGAAAGTTCGATACTGAAACTCAAGGACAAACATATGCTCTGGGGTGCTAAAAAGATCCGCATTTTGTTGTTTAAAGAGCATCCGGCAGAACTTATTCCAAGTGTGGTCACTGTCCATAACATCCTCTTTAAAAATGGCCTGGTTAAATCTCAAAAGAGAAGCCGCAGAGTTAAGCAGTATTCCCCATTTTTGATCCCAAGAAGTGCAATGAAGTTTGGAGCGCAGACTATAAAGGAAAGTTTTTAA
- a CDS encoding IS110 family transposase, with amino-acid sequence MKTRITALPKLFIGIDIHKRSWKIHCSTDLFSGKSFTMPPDPEKLREYVQKHFPGHQVSTAYEAGCCGYSAHHSFESFGWKSLVVNPADIQRKGKERYTKTDRIDAQLISRELKDGRLVSIIVPDKKRGELRSLFRRRNELVKDLRRIKSVIKMQLLYYGVKVPPEFDNDHWSHQFRQWVDTQEFLYGTARECLASKMRSFRFIDKELRDVSSHLRAYCRKHFKKDYYLLKSIPGIGGIVAVGIIAELGDLRRFSNLKHLSGYVGLAPVIHQSGANSKSPGMNPRCHRLMRSYFVEAAWQAIRTDPVMQAYYRQHLGKDVKKIIVKVAHKLLSRTLAVIKTETPYEIGVVA; translated from the coding sequence ATGAAAACCCGAATTACTGCTTTACCAAAGCTATTCATTGGAATTGATATCCACAAGAGAAGCTGGAAAATACACTGCAGCACAGATCTTTTTTCCGGTAAATCTTTTACTATGCCTCCCGATCCTGAGAAATTACGGGAATATGTTCAAAAACATTTTCCAGGCCACCAGGTTTCCACTGCTTATGAAGCTGGATGCTGTGGTTATTCAGCTCACCACAGCTTTGAAAGCTTTGGCTGGAAATCTCTTGTGGTGAATCCAGCCGATATTCAACGAAAGGGAAAAGAACGGTATACCAAAACCGACCGAATCGATGCACAACTCATTAGCAGGGAACTTAAAGACGGTCGACTCGTAAGTATCATTGTCCCTGATAAAAAACGCGGAGAACTTAGAAGCCTATTCCGTCGTCGCAATGAACTGGTGAAAGATCTGCGACGGATTAAATCTGTGATTAAAATGCAATTGCTTTACTACGGAGTTAAGGTTCCACCGGAGTTTGATAATGATCACTGGAGCCACCAATTCCGCCAATGGGTAGATACCCAGGAGTTTTTGTATGGCACTGCCAGAGAATGTCTGGCCAGTAAGATGCGAAGTTTTCGATTTATAGATAAAGAACTTCGTGATGTTTCAAGTCACTTAAGAGCCTACTGTCGCAAACATTTTAAAAAAGATTACTACCTGCTAAAAAGCATCCCCGGTATTGGAGGTATCGTAGCAGTTGGAATTATTGCAGAACTGGGAGATTTAAGACGTTTCAGTAATCTAAAACACCTCTCAGGGTATGTAGGTCTGGCTCCCGTCATACATCAAAGTGGAGCTAATTCAAAGTCTCCGGGAATGAATCCTCGGTGCCACAGGCTTATGCGTTCCTATTTCGTTGAAGCTGCCTGGCAGGCAATAAGAACAGATCCAGTAATGCAGGCTTACTATCGCCAGCACCTGGGAAAGGATGTCAAGAAAATAATAGTCAAGGTAGCTCACAAGTTATTGAGCAGAACTTTAGCCGTGATTAAAACTGAAACCCCATACGAAATTGGGGTCGTAGCATAA
- a CDS encoding right-handed parallel beta-helix repeat-containing protein — protein MAELDAPGEYYIDHETGILYFIPPKEEVTSLDFSILETPFFILDGAENITIKGISFENSRGMGISMVNTKEVSIDACTFRNLGSLGITVGKGIEPFSEYRHEGTGTAKIGVVGSLLQHLYSNTTFNREGGSNNKIVNCTFSELGAGGVSLGGGNRLTLEAGNNIVENCLFFDINRIEKSYRPAVHLTGVGNKVLQCEIYDLPSMAILMHGNNHTIEYNNIHDVCLEVEDMGAIYYGRDPSERGTVVRYNYIANIPDEYNTSAVYHDDAASGLLVTDNIFYKAGKLNVLIGGGSDNIYKNNFFIESKVGIRTGNRLQTWAKWVLEDGGLFQKRMEAVHYKESPYVDQYPSLKTYFEKAEIPTGNLIADNVFINVEEVYIGKKEWLGYVDSNFVATNNLPDVNTKDEFTEHIVDKIPGLKNLRLKHIGLKKKKWDDN, from the coding sequence TTGGCTGAATTAGATGCTCCCGGAGAATATTATATTGATCATGAAACTGGAATTTTATATTTTATTCCACCTAAGGAAGAAGTGACGTCATTGGATTTTTCAATTTTGGAAACTCCTTTTTTTATTTTGGATGGAGCCGAAAATATCACGATCAAAGGGATAAGCTTTGAAAATTCCCGGGGTATGGGAATATCTATGGTCAATACCAAAGAAGTGAGCATTGACGCATGCACCTTTAGAAACCTAGGTAGTTTGGGAATTACTGTTGGAAAGGGTATAGAACCCTTTTCAGAATATAGACATGAAGGCACAGGCACTGCAAAGATTGGAGTGGTGGGCAGTTTGTTACAGCATTTATATAGCAATACCACTTTTAATCGGGAAGGTGGCTCCAACAACAAGATAGTAAATTGTACTTTTTCTGAATTAGGAGCTGGTGGAGTCTCATTAGGGGGCGGAAATCGTTTAACTCTGGAGGCAGGGAACAACATTGTGGAAAATTGTTTATTTTTTGATATCAACAGAATAGAAAAATCATATAGGCCAGCAGTACACCTTACAGGCGTTGGCAATAAGGTATTGCAATGTGAAATTTACGATTTGCCCAGTATGGCCATTTTAATGCATGGTAATAATCACACCATAGAATACAATAACATTCACGATGTTTGTTTGGAGGTAGAGGATATGGGGGCTATCTATTATGGCAGGGATCCTTCTGAAAGAGGCACCGTGGTAAGGTACAATTATATTGCAAATATTCCTGATGAATATAACACAAGCGCTGTGTATCATGACGACGCTGCTTCTGGATTGTTGGTAACGGATAATATTTTTTACAAGGCCGGAAAACTCAATGTATTAATTGGCGGAGGATCTGACAACATCTATAAAAATAATTTCTTTATAGAAAGTAAAGTGGGAATACGAACGGGCAATAGATTACAAACATGGGCAAAGTGGGTTTTGGAAGATGGCGGTCTTTTTCAAAAACGTATGGAAGCAGTACATTATAAAGAATCACCATATGTAGATCAATATCCAAGCCTTAAAACCTATTTTGAAAAAGCGGAAATTCCAACAGGAAACCTAATCGCGGACAACGTTTTTATTAATGTGGAAGAGGTATATATTGGCAAAAAGGAATGGTTGGGGTATGTGGATTCTAACTTTGTCGCCACTAACAACTTACCAGATGTGAACACCAAAGATGAGTTTACAGAGCATATAGTTGATAAAATACCTGGATTAAAAAACTTACGGCTAAAACATATAGGATTAAAAAAGAAAAAGTGGGACGATAATTAA